In the Syntrophorhabdaceae bacterium genome, one interval contains:
- the argJ gene encoding bifunctional glutamate N-acetyltransferase/amino-acid acetyltransferase ArgJ, which produces MIKGIKFSGIASGIKPSGLDLGLVLFQEKTHVLSLYTSNRVKAAHILYDRKYEGDPVRALVVNSGCANACTGKEGIADLEVIGEKLAKLLKIGRTEVLFASTGVIGKRLPVDTIKSALPVAVKSLREGHAEDFAKAIITTDTHHKLVKETFKGKKDYSIIGVAKGSGMLNPNFATMLAFVFTDYPIAPDAIRAAFRQAVTESFEKITVDGECSTNDTVMLFTRRGEQDLSALGEFKAKLRSVLKDLAIMLIRDGEGATKVAHIMIKGARKKETAEKIARRIAISPLVKTAFFGSDPNWGRIICAAGDAGVPVEPAKVDITLQDQEIVKAGVELPFDEEKMKRMMNKNEIAVVVNLNEGKAVFDIYTTDLTFDYVKINASYRS; this is translated from the coding sequence ATGATCAAAGGCATCAAGTTTTCGGGCATTGCATCGGGTATTAAACCATCGGGGCTCGATCTGGGGCTTGTTCTGTTTCAGGAGAAAACGCATGTCCTGTCTCTCTACACAAGCAATAGAGTAAAAGCCGCACATATACTCTACGACAGGAAATATGAGGGAGACCCCGTCAGGGCTCTTGTCGTGAACAGCGGATGCGCGAATGCGTGTACGGGAAAAGAGGGCATAGCCGATCTCGAGGTAATCGGCGAAAAGCTTGCTAAACTGCTTAAAATAGGACGCACGGAAGTGCTCTTCGCCTCTACAGGGGTTATCGGTAAAAGACTTCCCGTGGATACAATTAAGAGCGCCCTGCCCGTTGCGGTTAAGAGCTTGAGGGAAGGACACGCCGAGGATTTTGCCAAGGCCATCATTACGACAGACACCCATCACAAGTTGGTCAAGGAGACCTTCAAAGGAAAAAAAGACTATAGCATCATTGGTGTTGCGAAGGGATCAGGCATGCTCAACCCCAACTTCGCTACCATGCTCGCCTTTGTGTTTACGGATTATCCAATTGCACCCGATGCAATAAGGGCCGCCTTCCGCCAGGCCGTAACGGAAAGCTTTGAGAAGATAACCGTTGACGGTGAATGCAGCACCAACGACACGGTCATGCTTTTCACCAGGCGGGGGGAGCAGGACCTCTCGGCGCTCGGTGAATTCAAGGCAAAATTGCGCTCGGTGCTCAAGGACCTCGCCATAATGCTCATCCGGGACGGAGAGGGCGCCACAAAAGTCGCCCATATCATGATAAAGGGCGCCAGGAAAAAGGAAACGGCCGAGAAGATCGCCCGAAGGATAGCCATCTCGCCGCTCGTAAAGACCGCCTTTTTCGGTAGTGACCCCAATTGGGGACGGATCATCTGCGCTGCCGGCGACGCGGGCGTGCCCGTGGAACCGGCTAAGGTGGATATCACGCTGCAAGACCAGGAGATTGTTAAGGCGGGCGTTGAGCTACCCTTTGACGAAGAGAAGATGAAAAGAATGATGAACAAGAATGAAATAGCCGTTGTAGTGAACCTCAATGAGGGGAAGGCGGTATTTGATATATATACGACTGATCTTACCTTTGATTATGTCAAAATAAACGCTTCATACAGGTCATGA
- a CDS encoding DUF4129 domain-containing protein, whose product MKKQATVALALTSGGMEICWLYSWAIFSVTACMHQPFPILGALLAFVGAAMLTRISQGKGWRVIYVGGLQVLGFLCVSLLVIHDIYEQTRPLFSSGWCVAFIHMARDPLEWLVLFLVIFWILAFWVGGITFCRRPMSYYDLCYRFDAGLAAFFGLSILKLLLGTKGGVVIEDRTSLALIFPFFLFSLMAVGMAKDENGETTDFLPGYRGVGTMAGFIAAIFLSAGSLALFFVPVLKGAATVGYRALHTGARWMVPGIETVLRFVFGARNVRPEPAGSSLKGMVADRLLGSDTWWMRLLDKILAWGIRGLAVALLVFLCAMLIYYLVKWLFSRTSYGLKKMRATGENIPWYVRLWRIVIFLYRSILQRVRGYDRASEVFQALLRWADHSGIHRGIQETPLEFGSRLNGYFPDLAAQVNLIVGAFNKEAYGDATVCPEYFGPVRSALISLVHPRHWPARCKTRFFARDLKQNL is encoded by the coding sequence ATGAAAAAACAAGCCACGGTCGCGCTCGCGCTTACATCAGGAGGCATGGAGATATGCTGGCTTTACAGCTGGGCGATATTCTCCGTCACGGCCTGCATGCACCAGCCTTTTCCTATTCTCGGCGCCCTGCTTGCGTTTGTCGGTGCGGCCATGCTCACCCGTATCTCCCAGGGAAAAGGGTGGCGGGTCATCTATGTGGGAGGTTTACAAGTACTCGGTTTTCTATGCGTCAGCCTTCTCGTCATCCACGATATATACGAACAGACGCGTCCCCTCTTTAGCTCAGGCTGGTGCGTCGCATTTATCCACATGGCAAGAGATCCTCTCGAATGGCTCGTTCTTTTTCTCGTTATTTTCTGGATACTTGCTTTCTGGGTAGGTGGGATAACCTTTTGCCGGCGGCCCATGAGCTACTACGACCTCTGTTACCGGTTCGATGCCGGTCTCGCGGCATTCTTCGGCCTTTCCATCCTGAAACTATTATTGGGCACCAAAGGCGGTGTAGTGATCGAGGATAGGACTTCCCTTGCTTTGATCTTTCCATTCTTCCTGTTCAGTCTCATGGCTGTTGGCATGGCAAAGGACGAGAACGGGGAGACCACTGATTTCCTGCCCGGTTATCGCGGAGTCGGTACCATGGCCGGATTCATAGCCGCTATCTTCCTGTCGGCGGGCAGCCTGGCGCTCTTCTTTGTGCCTGTGCTCAAGGGCGCTGCCACGGTTGGCTATCGCGCGCTTCATACAGGAGCGCGTTGGATGGTGCCCGGCATAGAGACGGTCTTGCGGTTCGTTTTCGGGGCCAGGAACGTGCGGCCCGAGCCCGCCGGCTCCTCGCTTAAAGGCATGGTGGCCGACCGGTTGCTTGGCTCGGACACCTGGTGGATGAGACTTCTCGATAAGATCCTTGCCTGGGGGATAAGAGGTCTCGCGGTAGCGCTTCTCGTCTTTCTCTGTGCAATGTTAATCTACTATCTCGTCAAATGGCTTTTTTCGAGGACCTCGTACGGGCTCAAGAAGATGAGGGCGACGGGTGAGAACATCCCGTGGTACGTGCGTTTATGGCGGATCGTTATCTTTCTCTATCGTTCGATTCTGCAACGCGTCCGGGGATATGACAGAGCATCCGAGGTTTTTCAGGCACTTCTGCGGTGGGCAGACCATAGCGGCATTCATCGTGGAATTCAGGAAACACCTCTGGAGTTCGGCTCGCGCTTAAACGGCTATTTCCCTGACTTGGCCGCTCAAGTGAATCTTATTGTGGGCGCCTTCAATAAGGAGGCCTACGGAGACGCTACGGTCTGCCCGGAGTATTTTGGGCCGGTGAGGTCGGCCCTTATCTCACTCGTGCATCCCCGTCACTGGCCTGCGAGATGCAAAACCCGTTTCTTTGCCCGAGACTTAAAACAGAATCTCTGA
- a CDS encoding DUF58 domain-containing protein, whose amino-acid sequence MTISQRRVSTLFSTAMIIFFVGILLFVALLNVSRGGHDLLILSLLVIVMMGGLKLWTAFSHSKIGLRQVLDKVRVFAGEEMTLTINAQNGKALPVWLEVEIPVGDGGHARLFDAPLTAQRSLLWYQITKFRWSFVAAHRGVHTIGPIQASSGDLFGFFVRQQSIGEATEVIVYPKLLPLNPITLPKRDFFGVPGGESPVNDPVYILGTADYQYGRPAKYIHWKASARHHRLQEKIFESTEQEKVLLIVDVGQFTDADTQAFERSLEVAASLAVKFDRQGCAIGMLTNGAIVGGTSAFVSVARSARQVPAILEVLARLEMKPRATLLEVLRDSLEIPWGTSCVYITRKEDYMTRMVKEYGRSRRTPVTVITCEGMSLLRRDGQAQGAYTSHTDGPVGVRVERT is encoded by the coding sequence ATGACGATATCTCAGCGCAGGGTCTCAACCCTTTTCTCCACAGCGATGATCATTTTTTTCGTGGGCATACTGCTTTTCGTGGCCCTGCTCAACGTCTCAAGGGGTGGCCACGATCTCCTTATCCTTTCCCTCCTCGTAATAGTCATGATGGGAGGATTGAAACTCTGGACGGCGTTCTCCCACTCGAAGATCGGCTTGAGGCAGGTGCTCGACAAAGTCCGTGTGTTCGCGGGCGAAGAGATGACGCTTACCATCAATGCGCAAAACGGAAAAGCCCTGCCTGTCTGGCTGGAGGTTGAGATCCCGGTAGGTGACGGTGGCCACGCTCGGCTCTTTGATGCGCCGCTCACCGCGCAAAGAAGCCTGCTCTGGTATCAGATCACGAAGTTCCGGTGGAGCTTTGTGGCCGCCCACCGGGGCGTCCACACAATCGGTCCGATACAAGCATCGTCGGGCGATCTCTTCGGGTTTTTCGTGAGACAGCAGAGTATCGGCGAGGCAACTGAAGTGATTGTTTACCCGAAGCTTTTGCCTCTTAACCCGATTACGTTGCCTAAGCGTGATTTTTTCGGCGTGCCCGGGGGTGAAAGCCCGGTCAACGATCCTGTTTACATTCTGGGTACCGCCGATTATCAATATGGACGACCGGCAAAGTATATCCACTGGAAAGCGTCTGCTCGACACCACCGCCTGCAGGAGAAGATTTTTGAATCCACCGAGCAGGAGAAAGTGCTCCTGATCGTCGATGTGGGACAATTCACCGATGCCGACACGCAAGCTTTTGAGCGTTCACTGGAGGTGGCCGCTTCCCTCGCAGTCAAGTTTGACAGGCAAGGATGTGCTATAGGCATGCTGACGAATGGCGCCATAGTTGGAGGCACCTCTGCATTTGTCTCGGTCGCGCGAAGCGCGCGACAGGTGCCGGCCATTTTGGAGGTCCTGGCCAGGCTTGAAATGAAACCGCGGGCAACCCTATTGGAGGTACTACGCGATTCCCTTGAAATTCCGTGGGGAACAAGCTGCGTATATATTACCAGGAAGGAAGATTACATGACTCGCATGGTAAAAGAATACGGCAGGAGCCGCAGGACGCCCGTAACCGTTATCACCTGTGAAGGGATGAGTCTCTTGCGAAGGGATGGGCAAGCGCAGGGGGCTTACACGAGCCATACGGATGGTCCCGTCGGAGTGCGGGTCGAGAGGACATGA
- a CDS encoding MoxR family ATPase, with protein sequence MDFELCTQIIKNISRVIVGKRDSVELLLVGLLADGHVLLEDLPGLGKTLLAKSLARSMGASFKRVQFTPDLLPADITGFNIYNQQSGEFVFQAGPVMTHVLLADEINRTIPRTQSSLLESMEERQVTVDGKTYILPHPFFVMATQNPIELEGTFPLPEAQLDRFLLRISLGYPEQQEEIDILDRFQEQDPLLDLAPVGSPEQISALQLARRRIHVAAVIKEYITAIVAATRNHPALRLGASPRGSLGLMRAAQAKAALSGRDYVLPDDIKSLAVPVLAHRLILKEEEHLRGTTQRHVVDEIMERIPVPVPQA encoded by the coding sequence ATGGATTTCGAACTGTGCACGCAGATCATCAAGAATATCTCTCGGGTCATCGTGGGCAAGCGAGATTCCGTAGAGCTGCTTCTCGTAGGGCTCTTAGCTGACGGCCACGTACTTTTGGAAGATCTCCCCGGACTTGGTAAGACCCTTCTTGCCAAGTCGCTGGCGCGCAGCATGGGCGCCTCCTTCAAGCGGGTGCAGTTCACCCCGGACCTGCTGCCCGCAGATATTACCGGATTCAATATCTACAATCAGCAGTCCGGTGAGTTTGTGTTTCAGGCCGGCCCCGTTATGACCCACGTGCTTCTGGCCGACGAGATCAACCGCACGATTCCCCGTACCCAGTCAAGTCTTTTGGAGAGCATGGAAGAGCGACAGGTCACCGTGGACGGCAAGACCTATATCCTACCCCATCCCTTTTTCGTTATGGCGACCCAGAACCCCATCGAGCTTGAAGGCACCTTCCCCTTGCCGGAGGCCCAGCTCGACAGGTTTCTGCTCAGGATCAGCCTTGGGTATCCCGAGCAGCAAGAGGAGATAGATATCCTGGATCGCTTTCAGGAGCAGGACCCTTTGCTCGACCTCGCTCCGGTGGGGAGCCCCGAGCAGATCTCCGCACTGCAACTTGCACGAAGAAGAATCCATGTGGCAGCTGTCATCAAGGAGTATATCACGGCCATCGTGGCGGCAACGAGGAACCATCCGGCTTTGCGTCTCGGGGCGAGTCCACGCGGTTCGTTGGGGCTTATGCGCGCTGCCCAAGCGAAAGCGGCCCTGAGTGGGCGCGATTATGTGTTACCCGATGATATCAAATCCCTCGCTGTCCCGGTCCTTGCACACCGGCTGATTCTCAAGGAAGAGGAGCACCTACGCGGGACCACGCAGAGACACGTGGTCGATGAGATCATGGAGCGGATACCTGTACCCGTTCCTCAAGCATAA
- the sppA gene encoding signal peptide peptidase SppA: MAISRGKKILLIIVIILFVFGVVVPLTFSLVKGTGKGKIGVIEVEGTITDLSDAMEDVIRFKEDDSIRGVILRINSPGGAVGPTQEMYAELKKLKSKNKIVYVSMGSVCASGGYYLAAMGDRIYANPSTITGSIGVIMQQAVVEDLMKKIGVQENTIKSGLLKDTGSPFRKMTDEERKYLQDIINSIYEQFIKDVSEGRRLPVEKVRELADGRIYTGLQAREVKLIDSIGTFYDVVDDMKKTLGIKGKPTLIHGKRPFSILKWLISSAMQDILSRTFSQPVSFLYKP, translated from the coding sequence ATGGCAATATCAAGAGGAAAAAAGATACTTCTCATTATTGTTATTATTCTTTTTGTCTTCGGAGTGGTCGTCCCTCTCACCTTCTCTCTCGTTAAGGGAACAGGCAAGGGCAAAATCGGGGTGATCGAGGTCGAAGGCACGATCACCGATCTTAGCGATGCCATGGAGGACGTGATACGATTCAAGGAAGATGACAGCATTAGAGGGGTCATCTTGAGGATCAATTCCCCCGGCGGCGCCGTGGGTCCCACGCAGGAGATGTATGCCGAACTCAAGAAACTTAAGTCAAAGAACAAGATCGTCTATGTGTCCATGGGATCAGTCTGCGCTTCGGGAGGATACTACCTTGCAGCCATGGGGGATCGAATCTATGCGAATCCGTCAACTATCACCGGCTCCATAGGCGTCATTATGCAACAGGCTGTGGTGGAAGACCTGATGAAGAAGATCGGCGTGCAGGAGAACACGATTAAATCAGGTCTGTTAAAAGACACGGGATCGCCCTTTCGTAAAATGACCGATGAGGAACGCAAATATCTTCAAGATATTATCAATAGCATTTATGAGCAGTTCATCAAAGACGTATCCGAGGGAAGACGGCTCCCCGTGGAAAAGGTCAGAGAGCTCGCCGATGGCAGAATCTATACGGGTTTGCAGGCCAGGGAAGTGAAGCTCATCGATAGTATCGGCACGTTCTACGATGTTGTCGATGATATGAAGAAGACCCTGGGTATCAAAGGAAAACCCACCCTCATCCATGGTAAGAGGCCTTTCTCAATTCTCAAGTGGCTTATCTCATCGGCCATGCAGGACATCCTGTCTCGAACATTTTCTCAGCCTGTGAGCTTCCTCTATAAGCCGTAG
- a CDS encoding segregation/condensation protein A translates to MSLLVPTLDVQLECYEGPLAVLITLIKRNKISIWDIPISAITERFLQYVELVRDMNLRIAEDFIEMASLLIFIKSKMLLPSIGNGGDEEQDPREELVERIIEYERLRNMAQAIDALPMLERDVFAVGNGAVERESEYDLLGLCNLYFELLKVKEERYFSVRIIKPTLEEKLEMLRGILETSGRFEWDLYGEEERSEVVATILGILELAKVRAATLSQRRPFGKIVLKRRDLTAIAGTLTNQADIEQ, encoded by the coding sequence ATGAGTCTCCTTGTGCCCACGCTCGACGTGCAGCTCGAATGCTACGAAGGTCCGCTGGCCGTCCTCATCACGCTCATCAAGCGGAATAAAATAAGTATCTGGGACATCCCGATCTCGGCGATCACCGAGCGGTTTCTTCAGTACGTGGAACTGGTGAGGGATATGAACCTGAGGATCGCTGAAGATTTCATCGAAATGGCCTCGTTGCTTATCTTCATCAAATCCAAGATGCTTCTGCCGTCAATCGGCAACGGTGGCGACGAGGAACAAGACCCCAGGGAAGAGCTCGTGGAGAGGATCATCGAATACGAGCGGCTCCGGAATATGGCCCAGGCCATAGACGCCCTGCCCATGCTCGAGCGGGATGTATTCGCCGTGGGTAACGGCGCAGTAGAGCGGGAATCGGAATACGACCTTTTGGGCCTGTGCAATCTCTATTTCGAACTGCTCAAGGTCAAGGAAGAGCGTTACTTTTCCGTGCGCATCATAAAACCTACCCTGGAAGAGAAGCTCGAAATGTTGAGAGGTATCCTCGAAACATCAGGCCGTTTTGAGTGGGACCTCTATGGCGAGGAAGAACGTAGCGAAGTGGTGGCCACGATCCTCGGGATACTCGAGTTGGCCAAGGTGCGAGCGGCCACCCTGAGCCAACGACGGCCTTTTGGCAAAATCGTGCTGAAAAGACGGGACTTGACGGCCATTGCGGGAACATTGACGAACCAGGCCGATATTGAACAGTAG
- a CDS encoding CBS domain-containing protein, which produces MKVITSHMNADFDSLSSMVAAKKLYPDAALVFPGSQEKTLRDFLIHSTLYLFDIEKMKKIDYDDVDTLILVDTRQKSRIGELAKILENGKAKVHIYDHHPASSDDIKGDLEVIRTVGATVSILVSILKEREIPVTSEEATIIMLGIYEETGSFRFSSTTTFDFEAASYLLSKGASVNLISDMLVRELTPEQVFLLNDIIKNAAVYSINGIDVVITEASTEEYVGDLAVIVHKFRDMENINVLFALFRMEDRVHIIGRSRIPEVDSGYIMSLMGGGGHKVAASATVKDMTLVEAKDRLVEILRYNVKPLWKAKDIMFFPVKFVEASGLIHDAKSILTKYNINALPVLSGGKLVGVITRQVAEKAAFHKLENVPVSEYMFTEFQSVKPEDSIERVKEQIIGSGQRFLPVVEEGELKGAITRTDLLRILEDEIAKTVLEKLEFHEKYAKRKNVRKLMVERLPKETMKRLEDIGELADALGYHAFLVGGFVRDLILRNDNYDIDIVVEGDGIAFAEEMSRNFRVKMRSHKEFATAKILYPDGFKVDIASARLEYYKAPAALPVVEHSSLKLDLHRRDFTINTLAISLNKNTFGELIDFFGAQRDIKEKTIRVLHSLSFVEDPTRVFRAIRFEHRFDFRLGKHTLDLIKNAVKLNFLARIKGKRLWTELALILREDEPEKVLRGLQEHDLLRFISTAITFDKEKEKLFSQMRAVFKWHEFLYQGKAVDKLEYYLLGLTDHMKIEDVVEFCRRMEMMERLKKKTVENMERLRSAMARLSMGIAVMKKSEVYRTMTPLSREAMLFIMAKTKSEEIKKAISGHITGRDPGRPSMTGEDLKEFGIEEGPIYKEVLEKLKDAKIDMNLKTKEEERHFVEIYLMQKGIIP; this is translated from the coding sequence ATGAAGGTCATTACGTCCCACATGAACGCTGATTTCGATTCGCTCTCGTCCATGGTGGCGGCCAAGAAGCTCTATCCTGATGCGGCGCTCGTCTTCCCCGGTTCACAGGAGAAGACGCTCCGTGATTTTCTTATCCACTCGACGCTCTATCTCTTTGACATCGAAAAGATGAAGAAGATCGACTACGACGACGTAGATACGCTTATTCTTGTGGATACGCGGCAGAAATCGCGCATCGGGGAACTGGCCAAGATTCTCGAGAACGGTAAGGCCAAAGTCCACATCTACGACCATCATCCGGCATCGAGCGACGACATAAAAGGAGACTTAGAGGTGATACGCACCGTGGGGGCCACAGTGAGTATCCTTGTTTCCATTCTGAAGGAGCGCGAAATACCCGTTACTTCGGAAGAAGCCACAATTATCATGCTCGGCATCTACGAAGAAACCGGCAGCTTCAGGTTTTCATCGACTACCACATTCGATTTCGAAGCCGCATCGTATTTGCTTTCCAAAGGGGCCAGCGTCAATCTCATTTCTGATATGCTCGTTAGGGAACTCACCCCCGAGCAGGTTTTCTTGCTCAACGATATCATCAAAAACGCCGCAGTCTATAGCATCAACGGAATCGATGTGGTGATTACCGAGGCGAGCACCGAAGAGTACGTGGGAGACCTTGCGGTCATCGTCCACAAATTCCGTGACATGGAGAATATCAACGTGCTCTTTGCGCTCTTCAGGATGGAGGACAGGGTTCACATAATAGGGCGCAGCCGCATACCGGAGGTCGATTCGGGTTACATCATGTCGCTCATGGGAGGTGGAGGCCACAAAGTTGCCGCTTCGGCCACAGTGAAAGACATGACTCTCGTTGAGGCGAAAGACCGCCTCGTGGAGATCCTCCGGTATAACGTAAAACCGTTATGGAAGGCAAAAGATATCATGTTTTTCCCTGTCAAGTTTGTGGAGGCCTCCGGTTTGATACACGATGCCAAGAGCATCCTCACCAAATATAATATCAACGCCCTGCCGGTTCTATCGGGCGGTAAGCTTGTAGGCGTGATTACGCGACAGGTGGCGGAGAAGGCAGCGTTTCACAAGCTGGAGAATGTTCCCGTAAGCGAATATATGTTCACGGAATTCCAGAGTGTGAAGCCCGAAGACTCTATCGAGCGGGTAAAAGAACAGATCATAGGAAGCGGCCAGAGGTTCCTACCCGTTGTGGAAGAGGGAGAACTCAAAGGGGCCATAACCCGCACAGACCTTTTAAGGATACTCGAAGACGAGATAGCCAAAACGGTCCTTGAAAAACTCGAATTCCACGAAAAATACGCGAAGAGAAAGAATGTCAGGAAACTCATGGTGGAGCGGCTTCCTAAGGAAACCATGAAAAGGCTTGAGGACATCGGCGAGCTGGCCGACGCACTCGGCTACCATGCCTTTCTCGTGGGCGGGTTCGTGAGAGACCTCATCCTTCGGAACGATAACTATGATATTGATATCGTTGTGGAGGGAGACGGCATAGCGTTTGCGGAAGAAATGTCCAGGAATTTTCGGGTTAAGATGCGTTCCCACAAGGAATTCGCCACGGCAAAAATACTCTATCCCGACGGCTTTAAGGTGGACATTGCATCGGCGCGGCTCGAATACTACAAGGCTCCGGCTGCGCTTCCCGTTGTAGAGCACAGCTCCCTGAAACTCGATCTTCATCGACGGGACTTCACCATCAACACGCTGGCCATCTCGCTCAATAAGAATACCTTCGGTGAGCTCATCGATTTTTTCGGCGCCCAGCGCGATATCAAGGAAAAGACCATCAGGGTGCTCCACTCCTTAAGTTTCGTCGAGGACCCCACTCGCGTGTTTCGCGCCATTCGGTTTGAGCATCGCTTTGATTTCAGGCTTGGCAAGCACACCCTGGACCTCATCAAAAATGCGGTGAAACTCAACTTTCTCGCGAGAATTAAGGGGAAAAGGCTCTGGACAGAACTCGCACTGATCCTTCGGGAGGATGAGCCTGAAAAGGTTTTAAGAGGTTTACAAGAACATGATCTCTTGCGGTTTATCTCTACGGCGATTACATTCGATAAGGAAAAGGAAAAGCTCTTCAGTCAGATGCGCGCTGTGTTCAAATGGCACGAATTCCTATACCAGGGCAAAGCGGTAGATAAGCTCGAATATTATCTACTGGGTCTCACAGATCACATGAAGATTGAGGATGTGGTGGAGTTTTGCAGGCGCATGGAAATGATGGAGAGGCTCAAGAAAAAGACTGTCGAGAACATGGAACGATTACGTTCTGCCATGGCCAGGCTTTCCATGGGTATTGCCGTCATGAAGAAGAGCGAAGTTTACAGGACCATGACGCCGCTCTCCAGAGAAGCTATGCTTTTTATCATGGCCAAGACCAAATCGGAGGAGATAAAAAAGGCCATTTCAGGCCACATTACGGGCCGTGATCCTGGCAGGCCCTCTATGACGGGCGAGGATTTGAAGGAGTTCGGCATTGAGGAGGGTCCGATCTACAAAGAGGTGCTTGAGAAGCTAAAAGATGCTAAAATAGACATGAACCTGAAGACGAAAGAAGAAGAACGACACTTCGTCGAAATTTATCTGATGCAGAAAGGCATAATCCCATGA
- the xerD gene encoding site-specific tyrosine recombinase XerD → MLVFSRESMSLYHYLDQFIQYLITERGASPHTVDAYNRDIIEFLKFIENAGPGMPERRHVEAYIGHLHERGKQARSIVRAVSALRGFFNFLLMEGTVKVSPLEDVEIPRFKAPIPDVLSEQEIVELIRMPEGSKTSLRDRTMLELLYATGLRVSELVKLNKSDVNLEGGFVVAMGKRSKERVVPLGTYSREAIKLYLDTEKPAGTYLFPNNRGGMLTRQAVWKIIKKYGARMQSRHVSPHTIRHTFATHLLQGGADLRSVQMLLGHEDIATTQIYTHVDSKRLKEIHKKYHPRG, encoded by the coding sequence ATGCTGGTCTTTTCACGCGAATCTATGTCCCTATACCATTACCTTGACCAATTCATCCAATACCTCATCACCGAGCGGGGCGCCTCGCCGCATACGGTTGATGCATACAACAGAGACATAATCGAATTTCTCAAGTTCATAGAAAACGCGGGCCCCGGTATGCCGGAGCGAAGGCACGTGGAAGCCTACATAGGCCATCTCCACGAGCGGGGCAAGCAGGCGAGAAGCATCGTGCGTGCTGTGTCGGCCTTAAGAGGTTTCTTCAACTTTCTCCTCATGGAAGGTACAGTCAAGGTGAGCCCCCTCGAAGACGTTGAAATCCCCCGATTCAAGGCGCCGATCCCCGATGTTTTGTCCGAGCAGGAAATCGTGGAGCTTATCCGGATGCCTGAAGGCTCCAAGACATCGCTTCGCGACAGGACCATGCTGGAACTTCTCTACGCCACGGGACTTCGCGTTTCCGAACTGGTGAAGCTCAACAAGAGCGATGTGAACCTCGAAGGCGGCTTTGTGGTGGCCATGGGAAAGCGATCCAAGGAGAGGGTCGTGCCGCTCGGGACCTATTCGAGAGAGGCCATAAAGTTGTATCTTGATACGGAGAAGCCTGCCGGGACCTATCTTTTCCCGAATAACCGGGGCGGAATGCTCACACGGCAGGCGGTCTGGAAGATCATCAAGAAGTACGGCGCGCGTATGCAGAGCCGCCATGTCTCTCCCCACACCATACGGCACACCTTTGCCACGCATCTGCTTCAAGGGGGCGCGGATCTCCGTTCGGTTCAAATGCTGCTCGGTCACGAAGATATTGCGACCACGCAGATATACACGCACGTGGACAGTAAAAGGCTCAAAGAGATCCACAAAAAGTACCATCCGAGGGGTTGA
- a CDS encoding GDSL-type esterase/lipase family protein yields MQKGLMIGYVVTLHLLLLVLVVKTDIIPRIGFRLGLIKDIEPELSEYYETMVKFHERMDVNIPKGAAIFVGDSFTQGLCVTAVANPSVNFGIGGDTTLGVLKRLPKYRSLERARICILTIGSNDLRRRGNEEILKNYSAIISALPGNLTCLFTAVLPVDEGVRRDLAGRNKRVRELNGDLRKLCEAQGSRCFFIDPTARFADSSGNLRKAYHEDDGVHLNEVGYSLFIEELRGMVEKIEGTSQAGAAMP; encoded by the coding sequence ATGCAAAAAGGCTTGATGATCGGTTACGTCGTTACTCTGCATCTTCTTTTGCTTGTTTTGGTCGTGAAGACTGACATTATCCCTCGCATTGGATTCCGGTTGGGACTTATTAAGGATATTGAACCGGAGTTGAGTGAGTATTATGAGACAATGGTCAAATTCCATGAAAGAATGGATGTGAACATCCCGAAGGGGGCGGCGATTTTTGTCGGAGATAGCTTCACCCAGGGGCTTTGCGTCACTGCCGTAGCTAATCCCTCAGTAAATTTCGGCATCGGTGGCGATACCACATTGGGCGTGTTGAAGAGATTACCCAAGTATCGCTCTCTTGAGCGGGCAAGAATATGCATTTTAACTATAGGCAGCAATGACCTGCGGCGCAGAGGCAACGAGGAAATCCTTAAGAATTACTCGGCAATCATCTCGGCCCTGCCGGGCAACCTCACGTGTCTATTTACTGCCGTGTTACCCGTTGACGAGGGCGTGCGACGCGATCTTGCGGGCAGAAATAAACGGGTGAGGGAGTTAAACGGCGATTTGAGAAAACTCTGCGAAGCCCAAGGTAGCAGATGCTTCTTCATAGACCCGACTGCCAGGTTTGCAGATTCTTCGGGCAATCTCAGGAAAGCATACCATGAAGACGATGGCGTGCATCTCAACGAGGTCGGTTACTCCCTATTCATAGAAGAACTCAGGGGAATGGTGGAGAAGATTGAGGGGACATCTCAGGCAGGTGCGGCTATGCCGTGA